The proteins below are encoded in one region of Thermothelomyces thermophilus ATCC 42464 chromosome 1, complete sequence:
- a CDS encoding uncharacterized protein (Contains conserved domain Med17[pfam10156], Subunit 17 of Mediator complex) yields MDDRPFSLQPRTAPQQGPRSISEFIQRANAQPGGFRALNWADVRRELEASQNGGGDHDVDMTGDGSEADSETAETKDIAAAREEILRAIHQTHQISMFALDFVSLLLSKENPALAVSTLSPGLRDMVGIGTLGATMLNAPTPVAQSRVPDHKMVSIGKRLMDLNRAADTALATSKRLQREIDLETKYWSEVLGVGEGGWQTFRLPHEPQTLGVKFGFSNTAPEFKASGIAPLRRAEDGSVRLEHGVMGRGSKRIQVKILEKGVVVGKSSLPPPLPPDAPLQDRVKESRDTVFAQELWYEVNREARSGLDDIVRIGKSTATYDLDPATSISLQLVTLGEEDATAEQQTGPQDAWADAVSVILGLLLTNAHRVNELKRSEPTFKKGPTPPYFILRPLIAYHRYSQSVQKCAEFLTALISVLRSAGVASSVAMREPPLALSPGNSRTVTPASTSLATLLLKPPAVHFDLTITPTSRLRILLKPALLSGASYAVSMLPPLQQPSQPPHSTAVNPLPAFCPAASEDYLYLPQLVTYLCEAVPCALAAAYFERAVTLPGRQRAAAAAQATQDDSAADQEGGQQQGPREGEALWGMDVLGKGIVDLDTGGEYGVHFDIVREEHDGDHKAAGAGRLELRVKADYLEPTAGEGEMVGGVGGGGGGGGAKKVHREWRWPGAGESVGVVVKQVLSNGPVE; encoded by the coding sequence ATGGACGACCGACCGTTCTCATTACAGCCGCGCACGGCGCCGCAACAAGGGCCGCGATCCATTTCCGAGTTCATCCAACGGGCCAATGCCCAACCGGGCGGGTTTCGGGCCCTCAATTGGGCCGATGTTCGTCGAGAACTCGAGGCTAGCCAgaatggcggcggcgaccaCGATGTCGACATGACCGGTGACGGCTCCGAGGCCGACAGTGAGACCGCCGAGACAAAGGATATCGCTGCCGCCCGCGAAGAGATACTCCGCGCAATACACCAGACCCATCAGATATCCATGTTCGCCCTGGATTTCGTGTCGCTCCTCCTGTCGAAAGAGAATCCCGCCCTGGCTGTCAGCACCCTAAGTCCCGGGCTTCGAGACATGGTTGGAATTGGCACGCTTGGCGCGACCATGCTCAATGCTCCTACCCCAGTAGCGCAGAGCCGGGTGCCCGATCACAAGATGGTGTCCATTGGGAAACGTCTGATGGATCTGAACCGGGCGGCAGATACCGCTTTGGCAACGTCGAAGAGACTACAACGAGAAATAGACCTCGAAACCAAGTACTGGTCTGAGGTGCTGGGCGTGGGCGAAGGCGGCTGGCAGACATTCCGATTGCCCCACGAACCACAGACTCTAGGGGTCAAGTTCGGCTTCTCCAACACCGCTCCCGAATTCAAAGCCAGCGGCATCGCCCCGTTGAGGAGAGCCGAAGATGGGTCCGTCAGGCTGGAGCACGGAGTCATGGGCCGGGGTTCGAAACGGATTCAAGTCAAGATACTGGAGAAGGGGGTCGTTGTCGGCAAGTCGTCGCTGCCACCGCCTCTACCTCCTGACGCTCCGCTCCAGGATCGTGTCAAGGAATCGCGGGATACCGTGTTTGCCCAGGAGCTGTGGTACGAGGTAAATCGTGAAGCTCGCAGCGGCCTAGATGACATTGTCCGCATCGGAAAGTCGACGGCTACATACGACCTGGATCCCGCAACGAGCATCTCCCTCCAGCTCGTAACACTCGGCGAGGAAGACGCGACGGCGGAACAGCAAACCGGACCACAGGACGCCTGGGCGGATGCCGTGTCTGTCATTCTAGGCCTCCTGCTGACCAACGCACACCGAGTCAACGAGCTCAAGAGATCCGAGCCCACCTTCAAGAAAGGGCCCACCCCTCCCTACTTCATCCTCCGGCCCCTGATCGCCTACCATCGGTACAGCCAGTCTGTCCAGAAGTGCGCAGAATTCCTCACGGCGCTCATCTCTGTTCTCCGGTCCGCTGGCGTCGCTTCATCCGTAGCTATGAGAGAGCCACCCCTCGCCCTCTCTCCGGGAAACAGCCGAACGGTCACGCCAGCCTCCACATCACTCGCCACTCTTCTCCTCAAGCCACCAGCCGTCCACTTCGACCTGACCATCACCCCGACATCCCGCCTCCGCATCCTCCTCAAACCGGCCCTCCTCTCCGGCGCATCCTATGCCGTCTCTATGCTCCCGCCCCTCCAGCAGCCAAGCCAGCCCCCGCACTCTACCGCCGTCAACCCGCTCCCGGCCTTCTGCCCCGCCGCATCCGAAGACTACCTCTACTTGCCCCAGCTGGTCACCTACCTCTGCGAGGCCGTCCCCTGCGCCCTCGCGGCGGCCTACTTTGAACGGGCGGTGACGCTACCCGGGCGGCagcgggcggcggctgccGCTCAAGCTACGCAGGACGATTCCGCCGCGGACCAGGAAGGAGGGCAGCAGCAAGGACCTAGGGAGGGGGAGGCGCTGTGGGGGATGGACGTCCTGGGCAAGGGCATCGTCGACCTGGATACGGGCGGGGAGTACGGAGTGCACTTTGACATTGTACGCGAGGAACATGACGGCGACCACAAGGCTGCGGGGGCGGGGAGATTGGAACTGAGAGTGAAGGCGGATTATCTGGAACCAACGGCCGGGGAGGGCGAGATGGTCGGGGGagtgggaggaggaggaggaggaggaggagcgaaGAAGGTACATAGGGAGTGGAGGTGGCCTGGGGCCGGAGAGAGCGTAGGGGTCGTTGTGAAGCAGGTGCTCAGTAACGGCCCTGTTGAGTAG